One region of Triticum aestivum cultivar Chinese Spring chromosome 6B, IWGSC CS RefSeq v2.1, whole genome shotgun sequence genomic DNA includes:
- the LOC123136131 gene encoding uncharacterized protein isoform X1, with translation MAETAAAAESDSGSEVGPTGDSAEFASPVKARKRAPESEAGTSATTASESSETRVDDGNIQEAESSLREGLSLNYELMVTQNKTVGTKLIIATMQRRKGKESGKACEEKAPENTDAKEENSDDAEELKVSDAQGSGLLSVLDRMLTDKEYRCVCAQVQRKGVEAEGYAVEGISVGGHKTCITVPSLNVAFDIGRGPLFAVRHDHLFITHAHLDHIVHAIQEQCWC, from the exons ATGGCAGAGACGGCAGCGGCAGCAGAGTCGGATAGCGGGAGCGAGGTGGGCCCAACCGGGGACTCGGCGGAGTTCGCTTCGCCGGTGAAGGCGAGGAAGAGGGCGCCGGAGTCGGAGGCCGGCACCTCGGCGACGACGGCGTCCGAGTCCTCGGAGACGAGGGTCGACGATGGCAACATCCAGGAGGCCGAGTCCTCGCTCCGTGAGGGCCTCTCCCTCAACTACGAG CTGATGGTGACACAGAACAAAACAGTGGGGACAAAGTTGATAATAGCGACAATGCAAAGAAGGAAGGGGAAGGAATCGGGGAAAGCTTGTGAAGAGAAGGCCCCTGAGAACACTGATGCCAAGGAAGAGAACTCAGATGATGCTGAGGAGTTGAAAGTGTCAGATGCACAAGGGAGCGGGCTGCTCTCGGTGCTCGACCGGATGCTCACCGACAAGGAGTACCGTTGCGTGTGCGCCCAGGTGCAGCGCAAGGGCGTGGAGGCGGAGGGGTACGCCGTCGAGGGGATCTCGGTGGGCGGGCACAAGACCTGCATCACAGTGCCGTCCCTCAACGTCGCATTCGACATCGGCCGTGGCCCACTCTTCGCCGTGCGCCATGACCACCTCTTCATCACGCACGCCCACCTCGACCACATC GTTCATGCAATTCAGGAGCAATGCTGGTGCTAA
- the LOC123136131 gene encoding uncharacterized protein isoform X2, giving the protein MAETAAAAESDSGSEVGPTGDSAEFASPVKARKRAPESEAGTSATTASESSETRVDDGNIQEAESSLREGLSLNYENKTVGTKLIIATMQRRKGKESGKACEEKAPENTDAKEENSDDAEELKVSDAQGSGLLSVLDRMLTDKEYRCVCAQVQRKGVEAEGYAVEGISVGGHKTCITVPSLNVAFDIGRGPLFAVRHDHLFITHAHLDHIVHAIQEQCWC; this is encoded by the exons ATGGCAGAGACGGCAGCGGCAGCAGAGTCGGATAGCGGGAGCGAGGTGGGCCCAACCGGGGACTCGGCGGAGTTCGCTTCGCCGGTGAAGGCGAGGAAGAGGGCGCCGGAGTCGGAGGCCGGCACCTCGGCGACGACGGCGTCCGAGTCCTCGGAGACGAGGGTCGACGATGGCAACATCCAGGAGGCCGAGTCCTCGCTCCGTGAGGGCCTCTCCCTCAACTACGAG AACAAAACAGTGGGGACAAAGTTGATAATAGCGACAATGCAAAGAAGGAAGGGGAAGGAATCGGGGAAAGCTTGTGAAGAGAAGGCCCCTGAGAACACTGATGCCAAGGAAGAGAACTCAGATGATGCTGAGGAGTTGAAAGTGTCAGATGCACAAGGGAGCGGGCTGCTCTCGGTGCTCGACCGGATGCTCACCGACAAGGAGTACCGTTGCGTGTGCGCCCAGGTGCAGCGCAAGGGCGTGGAGGCGGAGGGGTACGCCGTCGAGGGGATCTCGGTGGGCGGGCACAAGACCTGCATCACAGTGCCGTCCCTCAACGTCGCATTCGACATCGGCCGTGGCCCACTCTTCGCCGTGCGCCATGACCACCTCTTCATCACGCACGCCCACCTCGACCACATC GTTCATGCAATTCAGGAGCAATGCTGGTGCTAA
- the LOC123136131 gene encoding uncharacterized protein isoform X3 → MAETAAAAESDSGSEVGPTGDSAEFASPVKARKRAPESEAGTSATTASESSETRVDDGNIQEAESSLREGLSLNYELMVTQNKTVGTKLIIATMQRRKGKESGKACEEKAPENTDAKEENSDDAEELKVSDAQGSGLLSVLDRMLTDKEYRCVCAQVQRKGVEAEGYAVEGISVGGHKTCITVPSLNVAFDIGRGPLFAVRHDHLFITHAHLDHIVSI, encoded by the exons ATGGCAGAGACGGCAGCGGCAGCAGAGTCGGATAGCGGGAGCGAGGTGGGCCCAACCGGGGACTCGGCGGAGTTCGCTTCGCCGGTGAAGGCGAGGAAGAGGGCGCCGGAGTCGGAGGCCGGCACCTCGGCGACGACGGCGTCCGAGTCCTCGGAGACGAGGGTCGACGATGGCAACATCCAGGAGGCCGAGTCCTCGCTCCGTGAGGGCCTCTCCCTCAACTACGAG CTGATGGTGACACAGAACAAAACAGTGGGGACAAAGTTGATAATAGCGACAATGCAAAGAAGGAAGGGGAAGGAATCGGGGAAAGCTTGTGAAGAGAAGGCCCCTGAGAACACTGATGCCAAGGAAGAGAACTCAGATGATGCTGAGGAGTTGAAAGTGTCAGATGCACAAGGGAGCGGGCTGCTCTCGGTGCTCGACCGGATGCTCACCGACAAGGAGTACCGTTGCGTGTGCGCCCAGGTGCAGCGCAAGGGCGTGGAGGCGGAGGGGTACGCCGTCGAGGGGATCTCGGTGGGCGGGCACAAGACCTGCATCACAGTGCCGTCCCTCAACGTCGCATTCGACATCGGCCGTGGCCCACTCTTCGCCGTGCGCCATGACCACCTCTTCATCACGCACGCCCACCTCGACCACATCGTGAGCATCTGA